In the Pelomicrobium methylotrophicum genome, ACATCGCTGACTAGCGGGTAACACAGAGAGGAGGGCTGAAACATGAGCGCGACGACCAACGCCGGAAGGCGCAAGTTCATGATGGCGCTAACCGCCGGGGGTGCAGCAGCCGCGGCGGCTGCGCTGACGGGGACGCCCAATGCGCCCCTGAAAGCGAAGGCCGAGAAGGTGGCGGCCGTCGAGAAGAAGGGCTATCAAGAAACGGCCCACGTGCGCGAGTACTACCGGACCGCCCGGGTCTGATCAGAGGAGGAGGCTCCAACATGTTGCTGACGAGAAAATCGACGACTGAGGTTCAGCGCTCGGGTCGCCTGAGCCGCAGCGTAGCCGGGTTCCTGGGCAACACCATGGACCGGCGTACGTTCCTGAAGCGCTCCGGGATCGCAGTGGGGGCGGGTGCGTTCGCCAGCCAGCTGCCGTTTGCCATGATGGACAAGGCACAGGCCGCCAAGGCTGAGGGCGACGGCAAGATAGAGGTGCGGCGCACCGTATGTACCCACTGTTCGGTGGGCTGCGCCATCGACGCCGTGGTGAAGAATGGCGTTTGGATCCGGCAGGAGCCGGTGTTCGATTCGCCCATCAACCTGGGTGCCCACTGCGCCAAGGGCGCATCCGTGCGCGAGCACGGCCACGGCGAGCACCGCCTGCGCTATCCCATGAAGCTCGTGGGCGGGAAGTGGCAGAAGATCAGCTGGGAGCAGGCCATCAACGAGGTGGGCGACAAGCTGCTCGCGATCCGCAAGGAAAGCGGCCCCGACGCCGTGTACTGGATCGGTTCCTCCAAGCACAGCAACGAGCAGGCCTATCTGCTGCGGAAGTTCGTGTCCATGTGGGGCACGAACAACTGTGACCACCAGGCCCGCATCTGCCACTCGACGACGGTGGCAGGGGTGGCAAACACCTGGGGCTACGGGGCGATGACCAACTCGTATAACGACGAGCAGTTCTCCAAGTGCATCCTGTTCTTCGGCTCGAACGCTGCCGAAGCGCACCCCGTGTCGATGCTGCATACGTTGCATGCGAAG is a window encoding:
- a CDS encoding twin-arginine translocation signal domain-containing protein, which encodes MSATTNAGRRKFMMALTAGGAAAAAAALTGTPNAPLKAKAEKVAAVEKKGYQETAHVREYYRTARV